The Blattabacterium cuenoti genome includes the window AATCACAATTTGAAAATACGAACTTATTATATGTAGCTACTACTCGTGCTATAGAGAAATTATTTATTTTTTCTAAACAAGATGATAAATCAGTTTATTTTTATCTTAAAACATTATTAAAAGAACAAAAAATGTGGAATAAAAATAAATTTCATTATTCATTTGGAAATATCAAATAATTATTTAATTATTTATAATACGTGTTTTTCCGCGTGATAAGATGAACGAACTAATGGGCCACTTTCTACATATTTGAATCCCATTTTTAATCCAATTTTTTCATATTCTAAAAATTCTCCTGGAGATACAAAAAAACGTACTGGAAAATGTTTGATAGAAGGTTGCAAATATTGTCCAATTGTTAAAATGTCTACTTTAGAATGTTTTATATCTTTCATTGTTGCTAATACTTCTTCTTTTGTTTCACCCAATCCTAACATAATACCGGTTTTTGTCCTAATTTTAGTATTTTTTTCTTTAATATATTTCAATACAAAAAGACTCCTATCATATTTTGCTTGAATTCTGACTTCTTTTGTTAGTCTATAAACAGTTTCTAAGTTATGAGAAATGATTTCTGGATTTAATTTTATGATTCTATCTATTATTTTGTGGTTCCCTTGGAAATCTGGAATTAATGTTTCTATTGTAATTTTAGGATTGAATTGTCTGATTTTTTTTATAGTATTTTCCCAAATATATGTACCCATATCCTTTAAATCATCTCTATTAACAGAAGTAATAACGACATGATTGAGGTTTAATATTTGAATTGATTTAGCTATTTTTTCTGGTTCTTTCCAATCAATATTATCAGGTTTTCCAGTTTTTACTCCACAAAATCTACATGATCTAGTACAAATAGATCCTAAAATCATAAAAGTTGCTACCCCTTTACCCCAACATTCTCCTATATTTGGACAATTTGCACTTTGACAAATGGTATTTAAATTATGTAAAACAATTAATTTTTTAATTTTTTTATAATTTGTGCCAATTGAAAATTTAACTTTTATCCAATCCGGTTTTTTTTTCATAATATTCATAAAACTAGTTTTAGTTCCAAAAATATAATTTTATGTTTTTATGAAAATAATTTTTTTTTTAAATTTGCTAAACCTTTATGGATATAACAGTAAAAAATATTACAGATCAATTAGAAAATTTTGCTCCAATAGAATATTCTGAACCGTATGATAATGTTGGATTAATTATAGGATCGTATGAACAAATAGTTAGAAAACTATTGATAACTTTAGATATTACAGAGGAAATAATAGAAGAAGCTATAAAGAAGACATGTAATTTAATCATTTCTTTTCATCCTATACTTTTTAAACCAATAAACAAATTAACTGGATTAATTAGTCAAGAAAGAATTATTATTTTATCATTAAAAAATAATATATCTATTTACGTTATTCACACCAATTTAGATGTTATATGGAATGGAATTAATTCTTACATATCTAACATATTAGATTTATATAATACTAAAGTATTATTTCCTAAAAAAGGCATCATAAAAAAATTAACAACTTATGTTCCTATATCTTATGCAGAAAGAGTTAGAAACTCTTTATTTTCTGCTGGAGCTGGTGAATTTAACAATTATAGTTGTTGTAGTTATAATTTTGATGGTATTGGAACTTTTCTAGGAAATGAAGATGCTAACCCTACTATTGGTAAAAAACAACATTTTAATATTGAAAAAGAAACTTGTATAAATGTTATTTTTCCATATCATAAAATTCACTCTATTAAAAACGCTCTTTTTACAAGTCATCCTTATGAAGAAGTAGCTTATGAAATTTATAATTTAGAAAATTATAATTCACGTTTAGGAATAGGCATATCCGGTTTTTTAAAGAAAGAAATGAATGAATATGATTTTTTACGTTTTTTAAAAACCAAAATGTCATTGTCTTATATAAGACATTCTTTCTTTACTGGTAAAGAATTAAAGAAAATAGCTATAATATCAGGATCAGGTAGTTTTGGAATTGAACATGCTATAAAAGGAAAATATCAAGTTTTTGTTTCATCTGATTTAAAATATCATGATTTTTTGAAATCAACAAATAAAATTTTTCTTATTGATATTAATCATTATGAATCTGAAAAATTTAATAAAATAATAATAAAATCTTTTTTACAACAAAGATTTTCCTCAATTGATATTGCAGAATCCTCAATTTGTACAAATCCAATTCAATATTTTTATTAAAAATGAAAAACAAAGAAAAAAGTATTCAAGTACAAGTAGTAGATAAATTGAGAAAATTATACAAACTTCAATTAATAGATACTCGTATAGATGAAATTAAAGAATTTCGTATCAATATACCTATAGAAATTAAGATTATACAAGATGAACTTGAAAAAACAAAAAAATTATTAGAAAATACTAAAAATCATCTTCATGCTTTGAATGAAGAAATTTTACAAAAACAAAAAGAGATTAAACAATCGGATTTATTAATTATAAAATATAAAAAACAAAAAAATAATATAAGAAATGATAAGGAATTATATTCTTTGAATAAAGAAATTGATTATCAAAAATTAGAAATCCAATTATATCACAAAAAAATCAAAGAAATTACCCAACAAATTAATAATTATAAAATACTTTTGGAACAACAAGAAATAACATTTAAAAATGAAAAA containing:
- the lipA gene encoding lipoyl synthase, whose product is MNIMKKKPDWIKVKFSIGTNYKKIKKLIVLHNLNTICQSANCPNIGECWGKGVATFMILGSICTRSCRFCGVKTGKPDNIDWKEPEKIAKSIQILNLNHVVITSVNRDDLKDMGTYIWENTIKKIRQFNPKITIETLIPDFQGNHKIIDRIIKLNPEIISHNLETVYRLTKEVRIQAKYDRSLFVLKYIKEKNTKIRTKTGIMLGLGETKEEVLATMKDIKHSKVDILTIGQYLQPSIKHFPVRFFVSPGEFLEYEKIGLKMGFKYVESGPLVRSSYHAEKHVL
- a CDS encoding Nif3-like dinuclear metal center hexameric protein, which encodes MDITVKNITDQLENFAPIEYSEPYDNVGLIIGSYEQIVRKLLITLDITEEIIEEAIKKTCNLIISFHPILFKPINKLTGLISQERIIILSLKNNISIYVIHTNLDVIWNGINSYISNILDLYNTKVLFPKKGIIKKLTTYVPISYAERVRNSLFSAGAGEFNNYSCCSYNFDGIGTFLGNEDANPTIGKKQHFNIEKETCINVIFPYHKIHSIKNALFTSHPYEEVAYEIYNLENYNSRLGIGISGFLKKEMNEYDFLRFLKTKMSLSYIRHSFFTGKELKKIAIISGSGSFGIEHAIKGKYQVFVSSDLKYHDFLKSTNKIFLIDINHYESEKFNKIIIKSFLQQRFSSIDIAESSICTNPIQYFY
- a CDS encoding zinc ribbon domain-containing protein, whose amino-acid sequence is MKNKEKSIQVQVVDKLRKLYKLQLIDTRIDEIKEFRINIPIEIKIIQDELEKTKKLLENTKNHLHALNEEILQKQKEIKQSDLLIIKYKKQKNNIRNDKELYSLNKEIDYQKLEIQLYHKKIKEITQQINNYKILLEQQEITFKNEKEHIIHKKIELDQIYLENEKEEELLRKQANILSKELDKELLQTYIRIRHGVKNGIAVSPVQRGAPLGSYLLITPQKYSELMQRNKLLIDEHSGRILIDEELAIEERKKYSLLNKKK